From the genome of Pseudomonas yamanorum, one region includes:
- a CDS encoding acyltransferase family protein, giving the protein MKKRWIQMDIAKGIGILIIVFGHSWFVASSLDLLYPLLAVFILPLFFFLSGVFFKPEQPFVEMAVRKADALLKPFFFTMLVYILIRDLLRGQALLPDIGGVLYASVDTIPWQALWFLPHFWVAILFGWVMLRLMQRLGLSLAMSCVVITLQLMLGIWTLPWFWQVPVTVGGQTWTMPGLPFSIDVTLISSTYFIFGYLLRDVLRRHQSSLLTLLGAMALFAVVFIYSWDTMDLAQRRYDHWLWTSLLAVIGVYVCWALAGVMMVSGLLTRAMTYIGQSTLILLIFHGEIQHKTVDLMERLGLHPLLSASIGLVIAVVVPLMIGEVIKRVAFLRFFYFPFPVRKAPAVAGEKPGV; this is encoded by the coding sequence GTGAAAAAACGCTGGATTCAAATGGATATTGCCAAGGGCATTGGCATCCTGATCATTGTGTTCGGGCACAGCTGGTTTGTCGCCAGTTCCCTGGACTTGCTGTACCCGCTGCTGGCGGTATTTATCCTGCCGTTGTTCTTCTTTCTCTCCGGGGTGTTCTTCAAGCCTGAACAACCCTTTGTCGAGATGGCGGTGCGCAAGGCCGATGCACTGCTCAAGCCGTTCTTCTTCACCATGCTGGTGTACATCCTGATCCGCGACCTGCTGCGCGGCCAGGCACTGCTGCCGGACATCGGCGGCGTGCTGTATGCCTCGGTGGACACCATTCCATGGCAGGCGCTGTGGTTCCTGCCGCACTTTTGGGTGGCGATCCTGTTCGGCTGGGTGATGCTGCGGCTGATGCAGCGCCTGGGCCTGTCGCTGGCCATGAGCTGTGTGGTGATCACCCTGCAACTGATGCTCGGGATCTGGACCCTGCCGTGGTTCTGGCAGGTGCCGGTGACCGTCGGCGGACAGACCTGGACGATGCCGGGGCTGCCGTTCAGCATTGATGTGACGTTGATCAGCAGCACCTATTTCATCTTTGGTTATCTGCTGCGGGACGTGCTGCGCCGCCACCAAAGCTCGTTGCTGACGCTACTGGGAGCCATGGCGTTGTTTGCGGTGGTGTTCATCTACAGCTGGGACACCATGGACCTGGCACAGCGGCGTTATGACCACTGGCTGTGGACCAGTTTGTTGGCGGTGATCGGCGTGTATGTGTGCTGGGCGCTGGCCGGGGTGATGATGGTGTCGGGGCTGCTGACGCGGGCGATGACGTACATCGGGCAGTCGACGCTGATTCTGTTGATCTTCCACGGGGAGATTCAGCACAAGACCGTGGACTTGATGGAGCGGCTGGGGTTGCACCCGCTGTTGTCGGCGAGCATCGGGCTGGTGATCGCGGTGGTGGTGCCGTTGATGATCGGCGAGGTAATCAAGCGGGTGGCGTTCTTGCGCTTCTTCTACTTCCCGTTCCCGGTGCGCAAGGCGCCGGCGGTGGCCGGTGAAAAGCCTGGAGTTTGA
- a CDS encoding glutathione S-transferase N-terminal domain-containing protein: MYTLYGTQGTGSCIIEIALQRCGVEWRQVDACSWEDSAGSEALAQINPLKQIPTLQRPDGSVLTESAAILIHLGLQFPASELLPEEPAQVIRGLVYIAANCYSAIGIIDYPERWTDSADAQQHEQLISGTRRRLHGAWEVFADQFADQLVTSQQVPNALGIMAAAVSRWAGGREALQQSRPEFARVLAKVDVDPIVAPVFARHWPL; encoded by the coding sequence GTGTACACCCTTTACGGAACCCAAGGCACCGGCTCGTGCATCATCGAAATCGCCCTGCAGCGTTGCGGTGTCGAATGGCGCCAGGTCGACGCCTGCTCCTGGGAAGACAGCGCGGGCAGCGAGGCCCTGGCGCAGATCAATCCGCTCAAACAAATCCCCACCCTGCAACGGCCCGACGGCAGCGTGTTGACCGAAAGCGCGGCGATCCTGATTCACCTGGGCCTGCAATTTCCCGCCTCAGAGTTGCTACCCGAGGAGCCCGCCCAGGTCATTCGCGGCCTGGTGTACATCGCCGCGAACTGTTATTCGGCGATTGGCATCATCGACTATCCGGAACGCTGGACTGACAGCGCCGATGCGCAGCAGCATGAACAGTTGATCAGCGGGACCCGTCGCCGCCTGCATGGGGCCTGGGAGGTGTTTGCCGATCAATTTGCCGACCAGCTGGTTACCTCGCAACAGGTTCCAAATGCATTGGGCATCATGGCGGCGGCGGTGTCGCGATGGGCGGGAGGACGTGAGGCCCTGCAACAATCGCGGCCCGAATTTGCGCGGGTGCTGGCGAAGGTGGATGTCGACCCCATCGTGGCGCCGGTATTTGCCCGGCATTGGCCGCTATAA
- a CDS encoding glycosyltransferase family 4 protein, translating into MRILWILPYSPWPATSGGKTRQFHLLRSLAARGHRITLLLHDKHAVSLTDRQVLEAFLEQVIILPRRPLRSLKTLLAGLFAPYPLLASVNGLSGELQDTFERLLTEHWDVVQIEHTYAFQPYEAALARRSQPFVLTEHNVESSLGAATYDRLPGWALPFIRYDQWRYGRWERRVMRQAAQVVAVTEADAQTLAQIAGKPVPVVVNGVDCTHFAAAHPDPTTRRVLFLGNYEYAPNVDAIEWALDEILPKVWARCPDARMSVCGFGMPESWRERWKDGRIEWQGFVPNLLALQSSCSIFLAPLRHGGGSKLKVLEALAAGLPLASTDQGVSGLDLVEGLDYLGGQTADSLADAVVRLLQQPEVAAPMGEAGRAYVRRAHDWSVAASQLEQVYAQLLPLNQKEPACA; encoded by the coding sequence ATGCGCATCCTCTGGATCCTGCCCTACTCGCCTTGGCCCGCTACCAGCGGTGGCAAGACGCGCCAGTTTCATTTGCTGCGCAGCCTGGCTGCGCGCGGGCACCGGATCACCTTGCTGTTGCATGACAAACACGCGGTTTCGCTGACGGATCGCCAGGTGCTGGAAGCCTTTCTGGAACAGGTGATCATCCTGCCGCGCCGCCCGCTGCGCAGCCTGAAGACCCTGCTTGCCGGCCTGTTTGCGCCCTACCCGTTGCTGGCCAGTGTGAATGGCCTGTCGGGTGAACTGCAGGACACCTTCGAGCGATTGCTGACCGAGCATTGGGACGTGGTGCAGATCGAACACACCTACGCCTTCCAGCCTTACGAAGCTGCGTTGGCCCGTCGCTCCCAGCCGTTTGTGCTGACCGAACACAATGTCGAATCGTCCCTCGGCGCCGCGACTTACGACCGCCTGCCGGGCTGGGCGCTGCCGTTCATTCGCTACGATCAGTGGCGCTATGGCCGCTGGGAACGTCGGGTGATGCGCCAGGCTGCGCAAGTCGTGGCGGTGACTGAGGCCGACGCCCAGACCCTGGCGCAGATCGCCGGCAAACCTGTACCGGTGGTGGTCAACGGCGTGGATTGCACGCACTTCGCCGCCGCCCACCCTGACCCGACGACCCGCCGCGTGCTGTTTCTCGGCAACTACGAATACGCACCCAACGTGGATGCCATCGAGTGGGCACTGGATGAAATCCTGCCGAAAGTCTGGGCCCGCTGCCCCGACGCTCGCATGAGCGTCTGCGGCTTCGGCATGCCGGAAAGCTGGCGCGAACGCTGGAAGGACGGGCGCATCGAGTGGCAAGGCTTTGTGCCCAACCTGCTGGCCCTGCAATCGAGCTGCTCGATATTTTTGGCGCCGTTGCGCCATGGTGGCGGCTCCAAGCTGAAGGTGCTCGAAGCCCTGGCCGCCGGCCTGCCGCTGGCGAGCACCGACCAGGGCGTGTCTGGCCTGGACCTGGTCGAAGGCCTGGACTACCTCGGCGGTCAGACTGCCGACAGCCTGGCCGACGCCGTGGTGCGCCTGCTGCAACAGCCTGAAGTCGCAGCCCCGATGGGCGAAGCCGGTCGCGCCTATGTGCGCCGCGCCCATGACTGGAGCGTCGCTGCCAGCCAGTTGGAGCAGGTGTACGCCCAACTGTTGCCCCTGAACCAAAAGGAGCCGGCATGCGCGTAG
- a CDS encoding glycosyltransferase, whose amino-acid sequence MRIALLAPLPPEKNGIADYANHFKTALEQLGVEVATPLTGVVGSTASIKQAIAGFDWQGVDLVHAELGGGRLGEFLALRELRKAYPALPLTATVHDPERMVWRREQLPFPLNLLESLPSPLPQAAVVLADPLTLREERHVAQGLTRLVTLTRLGADCLTARMQLPVGKVAVINHANLDIPPVALPPLDTLHLLYFGFIYRGKGIEDLLQALAAVFEKAPELRDRVRLTLAGGTAAEMAFGAGGNYLEQLNSQIAELGLAGSIDWRLNLPASEIPQTIQAHHVMVLPYRESKKLGLLGRQRGTSGALSWAAACGRGAITSDARAFAEEVASGNGAIYPQGDVAALSEQLLLLARNPQMARDWAERAAAIGRERLWPLTAQKFATLFSEAIAGGNHGT is encoded by the coding sequence ATGCGCATCGCCCTGCTCGCTCCCCTGCCGCCGGAAAAGAACGGGATCGCCGATTACGCGAACCACTTCAAGACGGCACTGGAGCAACTGGGCGTCGAGGTGGCTACGCCCTTGACGGGCGTGGTCGGCAGCACGGCGTCGATCAAGCAAGCCATTGCCGGTTTCGACTGGCAGGGGGTTGATCTGGTCCACGCCGAGCTGGGCGGAGGGCGGCTGGGGGAGTTCCTGGCCCTGCGCGAATTGCGCAAGGCCTACCCTGCGCTGCCGTTGACCGCCACGGTGCATGACCCGGAACGCATGGTCTGGCGGCGCGAGCAACTGCCCTTTCCGCTGAACCTGCTGGAATCCTTGCCCAGCCCATTGCCCCAGGCGGCGGTGGTGCTGGCCGATCCCTTGACCCTGCGTGAAGAACGTCACGTCGCCCAGGGCCTGACCCGGCTGGTGACCCTCACCCGCTTGGGCGCCGACTGCCTGACGGCGCGCATGCAATTGCCCGTCGGCAAGGTGGCGGTGATCAACCACGCCAACCTGGATATCCCGCCCGTGGCCTTGCCGCCACTGGACACGCTGCACCTGCTGTATTTTGGTTTTATCTACCGTGGCAAAGGCATCGAAGACCTGTTGCAGGCCCTGGCCGCCGTCTTCGAAAAAGCCCCCGAATTGCGTGACCGTGTGCGCCTGACTCTGGCCGGTGGCACTGCCGCCGAAATGGCGTTTGGCGCAGGCGGCAATTACCTGGAGCAACTGAACAGCCAGATCGCCGAACTTGGCCTGGCAGGCTCCATCGACTGGCGGCTGAATTTGCCCGCCAGCGAAATCCCGCAGACGATCCAGGCGCACCATGTGATGGTGCTGCCGTATCGCGAATCGAAAAAACTCGGCCTGCTGGGCCGCCAGCGTGGTACCAGCGGTGCATTGTCGTGGGCCGCCGCCTGTGGGCGCGGCGCAATCACCTCGGATGCCCGGGCGTTCGCCGAGGAAGTCGCCAGCGGCAATGGCGCCATCTATCCACAAGGCGATGTCGCCGCCTTGAGCGAGCAACTGCTGCTGCTCGCACGCAACCCGCAAATGGCCAGGGACTGGGCCGAACGCGCCGCCGCGATTGGTCGTGAACGGCTGTGGCCGTTGACGGCGCAGAAGTTCGCGACACTGTTTAGTGAAGCCATTGCAGGAGGCAACCATGGCACGTAA
- a CDS encoding O-antigen ligase family protein: MSLGSLVAIVFGLLFGGLILFLSPAKAVLAVIGLAAAVTILRFPFWGLLLFALVATFMPYSTLNLGIRSTVSEALIALTWAAVIWHGFLSRMPAVPSLSRRPTDRMLMWLMIFTVVPFIVGQVSITAEASGLANWLRWLLNLSVLFLAAKLLVEQKNREALVIALLLGTLAMLVLSIGVFIRSRSASGMLPILTLMNYGSLDTLSLGLGAMASRMGSPWMHPNATGGIMALLLPLAFCYGITNTGWKRGLGLGVACLGAAALLLASSRGAMVSLALVLIWMASRRVPYTGRLLMIGLALAAALVVSYPPLQERLATIFSAQNASTEVRFDEYRMFPQAVASYPLGIGFKVDPPVPGTHLLGISNLWLNFVYKTGVISMLLFIAVTWRWWRESRPEIGPIRLTKDNAIWLGSTAGILSALVSGFFDHYFSFALVMIALFWLMVGINVLEARRLFPARLPKVKTVTHRKPVLDSVGP; the protein is encoded by the coding sequence ATCTCACTGGGTAGCCTCGTCGCCATCGTCTTCGGCCTGCTGTTTGGTGGGTTGATCCTGTTCCTTTCTCCGGCCAAGGCCGTACTGGCGGTGATCGGCCTGGCCGCTGCCGTGACGATTCTGCGGTTCCCGTTCTGGGGGCTGCTGCTGTTCGCCCTGGTGGCGACGTTCATGCCCTACTCCACCCTCAACCTGGGGATTCGCAGTACGGTCAGCGAGGCACTGATCGCCCTGACCTGGGCGGCGGTGATCTGGCACGGCTTCCTCTCGCGCATGCCCGCCGTGCCATCGCTGTCGCGGCGCCCCACCGACCGGATGTTGATGTGGCTGATGATCTTCACCGTGGTGCCGTTTATCGTCGGCCAGGTGAGCATTACCGCCGAGGCCAGCGGCCTGGCGAACTGGTTGCGCTGGTTGCTGAACCTGTCGGTGCTGTTCCTCGCCGCCAAGCTGCTGGTTGAGCAGAAAAACCGCGAAGCCCTGGTGATCGCGCTATTGCTGGGCACGCTGGCGATGCTGGTGTTGTCCATCGGCGTGTTTATCCGCTCGCGCTCGGCCTCGGGCATGTTGCCGATCCTGACACTGATGAACTACGGCAGCCTCGACACCCTGTCCCTGGGCCTGGGCGCCATGGCCTCGCGGATGGGCTCGCCGTGGATGCACCCCAACGCCACCGGCGGGATCATGGCCTTGCTGCTGCCGTTGGCGTTCTGCTACGGCATCACCAACACCGGCTGGAAACGCGGGCTCGGCCTGGGCGTTGCCTGCCTGGGCGCGGCGGCCTTGCTGTTGGCCAGTAGCCGGGGCGCAATGGTCAGCCTGGCGCTGGTACTGATCTGGATGGCGTCGCGTCGGGTCCCGTACACCGGGCGCTTACTGATGATCGGCCTGGCATTGGCGGCGGCGCTGGTGGTGTCATATCCACCGCTGCAGGAACGCCTGGCGACGATCTTTTCGGCCCAGAACGCGAGTACCGAAGTGCGCTTTGACGAATACCGGATGTTCCCTCAGGCCGTGGCCAGCTACCCGCTGGGCATTGGCTTCAAGGTTGACCCTCCGGTGCCGGGCACGCACCTGCTGGGGATCTCCAACCTGTGGCTGAACTTCGTCTACAAGACCGGCGTGATCAGCATGCTGCTGTTTATCGCCGTGACGTGGCGCTGGTGGCGTGAGTCCCGGCCGGAAATCGGCCCGATCCGCCTGACCAAGGACAACGCGATCTGGCTGGGCAGCACGGCGGGGATTCTGTCGGCGCTGGTCAGCGGCTTTTTTGACCACTACTTCAGCTTCGCCCTGGTGATGATTGCGTTGTTCTGGCTGATGGTGGGGATCAACGTGCTGGAGGCTCGGCGGTTGTTTCCGGCGCGTCTGCCAAAGGTCAAGACCGTGACGCATCGCAAGCCTGTGCTCGATAGCGTCGGGCCCTAG
- the murJ gene encoding murein biosynthesis integral membrane protein MurJ codes for MLGSAFWLTLATLLGLCLGFAREWLLVAAWGAGERSDAFLIALFLPEALRMSLAGGVLSAAALPLYLQRKDGERLDWLAVLFPALLLIALVTSLLLTLLAPWLVQLLGPGLAATATSLASSNLQILAWSVPGLMLHALFSIPLQANERFVVAGLGSLLFNLPPVTYLALAGTATQPHSLALACLTGSLLMPLALLPSMLRLGWRPWRLRASTLELRELGGRIGPLLLSNGASQGLALIERLVASLLGEGAVTWVNLARKLMNLPLIALMSLNQVLLGMMSRRQGDERLALLKRGLETASLLTLPAGVGLVAAAPSLVALLLPKQSVDSPLPLLLAWFAVPLVFGAWNALLARYAYAAGDTRQPLRCELLGSLVNVVLLGLLPFVFGLAGIPLAALAGVLCTALLLMQRQGLLGTLPWKRHWLLSGLVMGMAALVLFRVQGIWLQLGLSTLAGAVVLLGMGLWLKPWRKADL; via the coding sequence ATGCTCGGATCGGCGTTTTGGTTGACCCTGGCGACCTTGCTGGGGCTGTGCCTCGGGTTTGCCCGTGAGTGGTTGCTGGTGGCGGCCTGGGGTGCGGGCGAACGCAGCGATGCGTTTCTGATCGCGCTGTTTTTGCCGGAAGCGTTGCGCATGTCCCTGGCCGGTGGCGTGCTGAGCGCCGCCGCTTTGCCGCTGTACCTGCAACGCAAGGACGGCGAGCGCCTGGACTGGCTGGCGGTGCTGTTCCCTGCGCTGCTGCTGATTGCTCTGGTGACCAGCCTGCTGTTGACGCTGCTGGCGCCGTGGCTGGTGCAATTGCTCGGCCCGGGGCTGGCGGCAACAGCCACCAGCCTTGCCAGCAGCAACTTGCAGATCCTCGCCTGGAGCGTGCCGGGGCTGATGCTGCATGCGCTGTTCAGTATTCCGTTACAGGCCAACGAGCGCTTTGTGGTCGCGGGGCTCGGCTCGTTGCTGTTCAACCTGCCGCCCGTGACCTACCTCGCCCTCGCCGGCACCGCCACGCAACCGCACTCGCTGGCGTTGGCCTGCCTCACCGGCAGCCTGCTGATGCCCCTGGCGCTGTTGCCGTCGATGTTGCGCCTGGGCTGGCGGCCGTGGCGGCTGCGGGCTTCGACCCTGGAACTGCGGGAGCTGGGCGGGCGCATCGGGCCGCTGTTGCTAAGCAATGGCGCGAGCCAGGGTCTGGCATTGATTGAACGGCTGGTGGCGTCGTTGCTGGGCGAAGGCGCCGTGACCTGGGTCAACCTGGCTCGCAAGTTGATGAACTTGCCACTGATTGCGCTGATGAGCCTCAACCAGGTGCTGCTGGGCATGATGAGCCGCCGTCAGGGCGACGAGCGCCTGGCCCTGCTCAAGCGTGGCCTGGAAACCGCCAGCCTTCTGACCTTGCCCGCAGGCGTCGGCCTGGTGGCGGCGGCGCCGAGCCTGGTGGCGTTGCTGCTGCCGAAGCAGTCGGTGGATTCGCCGTTGCCACTGCTGCTGGCCTGGTTTGCCGTGCCGCTGGTGTTCGGCGCCTGGAATGCCCTGTTGGCGCGTTATGCCTATGCCGCCGGCGATACGCGCCAGCCGCTGCGTTGCGAGTTGCTGGGCAGCCTGGTGAACGTGGTGCTGCTGGGTTTGCTGCCGTTTGTGTTTGGCCTGGCGGGCATTCCGCTGGCCGCCCTCGCCGGGGTGCTGTGCACCGCGTTGCTGCTGATGCAGCGCCAGGGCTTGCTCGGCACCCTGCCCTGGAAGCGGCACTGGTTGCTGAGTGGGCTGGTGATGGGCATGGCAGCGTTGGTGTTGTTTCGGGTTCAAGGTATTTGGCTGCAGTTGGGGTTGAGCACCCTGGCTGGGGCCGTGGTGTTGCTGGGCATGGGCCTGTGGCTCAAGCCGTGGCGCAAGGCAGATTTATAG
- a CDS encoding glycosyltransferase family 4 protein, producing MRVGLDYRTVGTSPQSGISRQVYALEDALRAMPGIELERFTVAPLGDELRLNAHCPDWGCAKTAMHQPHQRLRFEAGFLPKALRDEHIDVYISTFNMGLPLPPKPKGLRTVVLLHDLFQITLDNYHANRLKAMIYKACDRLSITYAVHTADRVWTPSQYSADETARLFPKAAGKIRVLPNQVAGFAGLPADLSGRQLPEGFWLLVGTRELRKNVPFLVEAWQQARRQSPSVPELVLVGSLEHLPEAQRNYPGIRALSGVSDAELHGLYRKASRLWQPSYAEGFGLPVIEALSVGTPVAVASGTSLDEITPPLAPRFSPTDGAALVQLMLHLADQPVEQPPEQLRSWAERFNHQAYRRRLAELIEELN from the coding sequence ATGCGCGTAGGCCTCGATTACCGTACCGTCGGCACCTCGCCGCAATCAGGCATCAGTCGCCAGGTGTACGCCCTGGAAGATGCCCTGCGCGCCATGCCCGGCATCGAGCTGGAACGCTTTACCGTCGCGCCGCTGGGCGATGAGCTGCGCCTGAATGCCCATTGCCCGGACTGGGGCTGCGCCAAGACCGCCATGCACCAGCCCCATCAGCGCCTGCGTTTCGAGGCAGGGTTCTTGCCCAAGGCCCTGCGCGATGAGCACATTGATGTGTACATCAGCACCTTCAATATGGGCCTGCCGCTGCCGCCCAAACCCAAAGGCCTGCGTACCGTGGTGCTGCTGCATGACCTGTTTCAGATCACCCTGGACAACTACCACGCCAATCGCCTGAAGGCGATGATCTACAAGGCCTGTGATCGCCTGTCCATCACCTATGCGGTGCACACGGCCGACCGGGTGTGGACGCCTTCGCAGTACAGTGCCGATGAAACCGCGCGGCTGTTTCCCAAGGCGGCAGGCAAGATTCGTGTGCTGCCTAATCAGGTGGCGGGCTTTGCCGGACTGCCGGCGGACCTCTCGGGCCGACAATTGCCTGAGGGTTTCTGGTTGCTGGTGGGCACCCGGGAATTGCGCAAGAACGTGCCATTCCTGGTGGAGGCCTGGCAGCAGGCGCGCCGCCAATCCCCCAGCGTGCCGGAACTGGTGTTGGTGGGCAGCCTGGAGCACCTGCCCGAAGCGCAACGCAACTACCCGGGAATACGTGCCTTGAGCGGCGTCTCCGACGCTGAATTGCACGGGCTCTACCGCAAGGCCTCGCGCCTGTGGCAGCCTTCCTACGCGGAAGGCTTTGGCTTGCCGGTGATCGAGGCCCTGAGCGTCGGCACTCCGGTGGCGGTGGCCAGCGGAACCTCGCTGGATGAAATCACCCCGCCGCTGGCACCACGCTTTTCACCCACCGACGGCGCGGCGCTGGTGCAATTGATGCTGCACCTGGCCGACCAACCCGTCGAACAACCACCTGAACAGTTACGCAGCTGGGCCGAACGTTTCAACCACCAGGCCTACCGTCGGCGCCTGGCCGAACTGATCGAGGAATTGAATTGA
- a CDS encoding GH39 family glycosyl hydrolase, with protein sequence MARKRTYLATLVVVAALGLTAFLWGRPADAESHVLKGNKEIVWKDFLGVNAQFLWFSPERYQKQIDRLKALGLEWVRLDLHWDQLETAENQYNVATLDELVNKLQQNQIKSVFYLVGSAKFATTAPASSPYQDQFPPKDPSIFANRMALLAQRYPSVDAWQVWNEPNLLGFWRPVADPAGYANLLQVTAAALRVVNPNKPVVAAGMAFFSEMPNGQNMLDGLLQLGVPSLNTIMSYHPYTQLPEGNTPSNLDFVEKTSALNQKLRAAGVSTLWSTEWGWSNYKGPKEVQDFITTQGQADYIVRRVALMSALDFDKIFLFTLSDLDQRASVRDQSYGLLDIDANPKPSYTALQNFLQVSGPKLTPGDPPTADQLPDGLFSIGWTRADGRKVWFFWSARGGSAHLPGMTTATLYDPLRGTETPLSGTSGLDVPVKPNLQILLWD encoded by the coding sequence ATGGCACGTAAACGGACTTACCTGGCGACCCTCGTGGTCGTCGCCGCACTGGGCCTGACCGCCTTTCTCTGGGGCCGCCCGGCCGATGCCGAGAGCCATGTGCTCAAGGGCAACAAAGAGATCGTGTGGAAAGATTTTCTGGGGGTGAACGCGCAGTTCCTGTGGTTCAGTCCCGAGCGTTATCAGAAGCAGATCGACCGCCTCAAGGCCCTGGGCCTGGAATGGGTGCGCCTGGACCTGCATTGGGACCAACTGGAAACCGCCGAGAACCAGTACAACGTCGCGACCCTTGATGAGCTGGTGAACAAGCTGCAGCAGAACCAGATCAAGTCGGTGTTCTACCTGGTGGGTTCGGCGAAGTTCGCCACCACCGCGCCGGCCTCCTCGCCGTATCAGGACCAGTTCCCGCCCAAGGACCCGAGTATCTTCGCCAACCGCATGGCGTTGCTGGCCCAGCGTTACCCCAGCGTGGACGCATGGCAGGTGTGGAACGAGCCGAACCTGCTGGGTTTCTGGCGCCCCGTCGCCGACCCGGCCGGCTATGCGAACCTGTTGCAAGTCACCGCAGCCGCGCTGCGGGTGGTGAACCCGAACAAACCGGTGGTGGCTGCCGGCATGGCGTTTTTCAGCGAAATGCCCAACGGCCAGAATATGCTCGACGGGCTGCTGCAACTGGGCGTGCCGAGCCTCAATACCATCATGTCCTATCACCCCTACACCCAATTGCCCGAAGGCAACACGCCGTCGAACCTCGACTTTGTCGAAAAGACCAGCGCCCTCAACCAGAAACTGCGGGCGGCCGGGGTGAGCACCCTGTGGAGCACCGAGTGGGGCTGGTCGAACTATAAAGGCCCGAAAGAGGTGCAGGACTTCATCACCACCCAAGGCCAGGCCGACTACATCGTGCGCCGCGTTGCGCTGATGAGCGCGCTGGATTTCGACAAGATCTTCCTGTTCACCCTGAGCGACCTGGACCAGCGCGCCAGCGTGCGTGACCAGAGTTATGGCTTGCTCGACATCGACGCCAACCCCAAGCCGTCGTATACCGCGTTGCAGAATTTCCTGCAGGTGAGCGGGCCCAAGTTGACCCCCGGCGATCCCCCCACTGCCGACCAGTTGCCCGATGGCCTGTTCAGCATCGGCTGGACCCGTGCCGACGGGCGCAAGGTGTGGTTTTTCTGGTCGGCCCGTGGCGGCAGCGCGCACTTGCCGGGCATGACCACCGCCACCTTGTATGACCCCTTGCGCGGCACCGAAACCCCCTTGAGTGGCACCAGTGGACTGGACGTACCGGTCAAGCCGAACCTGCAAATTCTGTTATGGGATTGA
- a CDS encoding DUF4174 domain-containing protein, translated as MLIRSLTLATLMAFTGPLLAADDLNPLKQDLGKSRPLVVVELDSGNPTLATLKKQLEEPSNKQSFEERNMVLYTVSFGSIGAEGEKFAKDAKDNKKLAPPETNALIRALKLGAGSGTKVILMGKDGEKKLEKTVPPDTLNLADFFTAIDQMPQAEKDLAAPAEPEPAAPAPGKPGAKAGKNTKHPAPQPALDD; from the coding sequence ATGCTCATCCGGTCGCTGACCCTGGCTACCTTGATGGCTTTTACGGGGCCGCTGCTGGCCGCGGATGATCTCAATCCGCTCAAGCAGGACCTGGGCAAGTCACGCCCGTTGGTGGTGGTGGAACTCGACTCCGGCAACCCGACGTTGGCCACCCTCAAGAAACAGTTGGAAGAGCCTTCCAACAAGCAGTCCTTTGAAGAGCGCAACATGGTGCTCTACACCGTATCCTTCGGCAGCATCGGTGCCGAAGGCGAGAAGTTCGCCAAGGACGCGAAGGACAACAAGAAGCTCGCACCGCCTGAAACCAACGCGCTGATCCGGGCACTCAAATTGGGCGCCGGCAGTGGCACCAAAGTGATTCTGATGGGCAAGGACGGCGAGAAAAAACTTGAGAAGACCGTGCCACCGGACACCCTCAACCTTGCAGACTTCTTCACCGCGATTGACCAGATGCCCCAGGCTGAGAAGGACCTTGCCGCCCCGGCCGAGCCTGAGCCCGCGGCCCCGGCGCCTGGCAAACCTGGCGCCAAGGCTGGCAAGAACACCAAGCATCCAGCACCTCAACCGGCACTGGATGATTGA